A window of the Desulforapulum autotrophicum HRM2 genome harbors these coding sequences:
- the efp gene encoding elongation factor P, whose amino-acid sequence MYDASDLRKGLKFEIDGDPFVIVDFQFKKPGKGQALYKCKLRNMISGAQFERTFRSGDKFNEASLEEHDMEYLYSEGGNFCFMNSVSFEQEFLGKDQVGDAVNLLKDNTVCTVLFFNGKAIGLTLPNFVNLRIVQSDPWAKGDTATGSTKPATLETGYEIQVPPFVDEGQLVKIDTRTCEYVERVNE is encoded by the coding sequence ATGTATGACGCAAGTGATTTGAGAAAGGGCCTTAAATTTGAGATTGACGGGGATCCATTTGTGATTGTGGACTTTCAGTTCAAGAAACCGGGCAAGGGCCAGGCGCTTTACAAGTGCAAGCTGAGAAACATGATCTCCGGTGCCCAGTTTGAGCGGACGTTTCGGTCTGGTGATAAATTTAACGAAGCCTCACTTGAGGAACATGATATGGAGTACCTATATTCCGAGGGCGGCAATTTCTGCTTCATGAATTCTGTCTCCTTTGAGCAGGAGTTCCTTGGAAAGGATCAGGTGGGAGATGCTGTGAACCTTTTAAAGGACAATACCGTTTGTACGGTTCTTTTCTTTAACGGTAAGGCCATAGGTCTAACCCTTCCAAACTTTGTCAATCTGCGCATCGTCCAGTCCGATCCCTGGGCCAAGGGGGATACGGCCACTGGCAGCACCAAACCCGCTACCCTTGAAACCGGGTATGAAATTCAGGTTCCCCCTTTTGTTGATGAGGGGCAGCTGGTCAAAATTGATACCCGAACCTGCGAGTATGTCGAGCGGGTGAACGAGTAA
- a CDS encoding response regulator, translating to MDYHPESSVIKGILVVEHDNELRQGLVEALGSGGYDCCGAPSVRGARTLLWSGGIDLVICDIALPDMDGLRFMVSVKDELPDLDFIIMTSPEGDYVDSEIVDAGAADYLAKPIKPDAVIARVRRIERDRRKVLDLGRTNRELSVAMEGLKESSRAKGDFLARMSHEIRTPLSSIMGYTDILFDTCLAPEQTDYVTNIKKSCDVLLGIVNDVLDFSRVESGEIGLDPIEFDPEVLCFECLEMVRTQVDTSRVELLCRICDCVPGCVRADPNRFRQVLLNLLGNAAKFTVNGVIELSLKVKEKTKTGIVLCASVRDTGSGIPTAALGVIFKPFQQVVRGRIAKGLRGMGLGLSICRKIARRMGGNITVESREGEGSVFTFSSRVEPVEKQNIVQIQPVKPAGLRVLLVVSTLAFGAMVSRELKAAGLVVDLVLNSRDALSPFDGTHLAAACHDVGLIDLKGGEHPRGMVAKIRRLTLACPELPLIACANPGPGVAEIFQQAGFDGFLPKPVQPRKLVAMIAGVLGMTVNQSVGMGSRVTTTKLITTHLLAEQAKRSAAILLVDDNPVNQRMATIMLSKAGYKVTSADNGRQTLELCRSSKERFDLILMDIFMPEMDGFETTRQIRALEGDSGVRVPIVAFTANVLPLFKERCLVAGMDDFLTKPFRREDIFAAVKKWVV from the coding sequence ATGGACTATCATCCGGAATCGTCGGTTATCAAGGGCATTCTTGTTGTTGAGCATGACAATGAACTCAGGCAGGGCCTGGTTGAAGCCCTTGGGTCTGGCGGATATGATTGTTGTGGAGCGCCCAGCGTCCGTGGGGCACGCACTCTCCTTTGGTCCGGAGGGATTGATCTTGTTATCTGCGATATTGCTTTGCCGGATATGGATGGCCTTAGGTTCATGGTCTCAGTAAAAGATGAACTGCCGGATCTTGATTTTATCATTATGACATCCCCAGAGGGGGATTACGTGGATTCTGAGATCGTGGATGCCGGCGCCGCAGATTATCTTGCCAAACCCATCAAACCTGATGCCGTCATTGCACGGGTCAGGCGCATTGAACGGGATCGCAGGAAGGTTCTTGACCTGGGACGGACAAACCGTGAGCTTTCCGTTGCCATGGAAGGGCTGAAGGAGAGTTCCCGGGCCAAGGGGGATTTTCTTGCCCGCATGAGCCACGAGATCAGAACCCCCCTGAGCAGTATCATGGGATATACGGATATTTTGTTTGATACCTGCCTCGCCCCTGAACAGACGGATTATGTCACAAATATAAAAAAGAGTTGTGATGTGCTCCTGGGGATTGTTAATGACGTTTTGGATTTTTCCAGGGTGGAGTCGGGTGAAATAGGGCTTGACCCCATTGAGTTCGACCCTGAGGTGCTCTGCTTTGAATGCCTTGAAATGGTGAGAACCCAGGTGGATACGAGCCGTGTTGAACTTCTCTGCCGGATCTGCGATTGTGTCCCGGGCTGTGTCAGGGCCGATCCCAATCGGTTTCGCCAGGTGTTGCTGAACCTGCTTGGCAATGCCGCAAAGTTTACCGTGAATGGGGTGATTGAACTCAGTCTCAAGGTAAAAGAGAAGACAAAGACTGGAATCGTGCTCTGTGCCTCGGTACGTGATACGGGTAGCGGCATTCCCACGGCAGCCCTGGGCGTCATTTTTAAACCTTTCCAGCAGGTGGTTCGGGGTAGAATTGCAAAGGGCCTCAGAGGTATGGGGCTTGGGCTTTCCATCTGCAGGAAAATTGCCCGTCGCATGGGGGGAAATATCACGGTCGAGAGTCGGGAGGGAGAGGGGAGCGTATTTACCTTCTCATCCCGGGTGGAGCCCGTGGAAAAACAGAATATCGTTCAAATTCAACCGGTGAAACCGGCAGGGCTCCGGGTTCTTCTGGTTGTGTCCACCCTGGCATTCGGGGCCATGGTGTCAAGGGAGTTGAAAGCTGCAGGACTGGTCGTCGACCTGGTCCTCAACAGCAGGGATGCCCTGTCTCCCTTTGACGGCACCCACCTTGCCGCCGCCTGTCATGATGTGGGGCTGATCGATCTTAAGGGAGGGGAACATCCCCGGGGGATGGTGGCAAAAATCAGGCGGTTGACGCTTGCCTGTCCTGAACTTCCGCTGATTGCCTGTGCCAATCCAGGACCGGGTGTTGCTGAAATCTTTCAACAGGCGGGTTTTGACGGCTTTCTGCCCAAGCCTGTGCAGCCCAGAAAGCTCGTTGCCATGATCGCCGGTGTGCTTGGCATGACCGTGAATCAGAGCGTCGGCATGGGCAGCCGGGTTACAACGACCAAACTGATCACCACCCACCTTCTGGCCGAACAGGCCAAACGTTCCGCTGCCATTCTTCTTGTTGACGATAATCCCGTGAATCAGCGGATGGCAACGATAATGCTTTCAAAGGCCGGTTATAAAGTCACATCGGCCGATAATGGCCGGCAGACCCTGGAATTGTGCCGGAGTTCGAAGGAGCGTTTTGACCTCATTCTCATGGACATCTTCATGCCGGAGATGGACGGGTTTGAAACGACTCGGCAAATAAGGGCTCTGGAGGGTGACTCAGGGGTCAGGGTTCCCATTGTTGCCTTTACGGCCAATGTGCTGCCCCTTTTTAAGGAGCGTTGTCTTGTAGCTGGGATGGATGACTTTTTAACAAAACCCTTTCGACGCGAGGATATCTTTGCGGCTGTTAAAAAATGGGTTGTTTGA
- a CDS encoding lysophospholipid acyltransferase family protein, which produces MKKTMKRGVRSKGVVWLLYRLVRAYTCLLRIRVVNESLWQRHIDQGGSVVLCVFHQHFFSLIRHFKRYKRFNPCIMISQSRDGDIIAPVAQLTGWTVARGSSSRGGKDAMEDMIQRLEMGCLGANLVDGPTGPMGKVKPGVVRMAQRSGAWLVPCVVIPESAWFFHSWDRFFIPKPLSRVTIKYLPMETIDGRATRDGFEQTRKHVETAMAPYLLR; this is translated from the coding sequence ATGAAAAAAACGATGAAAAGGGGGGTTCGATCTAAAGGGGTTGTGTGGCTCCTTTACCGCCTGGTTCGGGCTTACACCTGTCTGCTTAGAATCAGGGTCGTGAATGAATCCTTGTGGCAGCGTCATATTGACCAGGGCGGTTCGGTTGTCCTGTGCGTCTTTCACCAGCATTTTTTCTCGCTTATCCGCCATTTTAAACGTTACAAACGTTTCAATCCCTGCATCATGATCAGCCAAAGCCGGGACGGTGATATCATTGCACCGGTTGCGCAGCTCACGGGTTGGACTGTGGCCCGGGGCTCTTCGTCCAGGGGCGGCAAGGATGCCATGGAGGATATGATCCAGCGGCTTGAAATGGGGTGCCTTGGGGCAAACCTTGTGGATGGCCCCACCGGCCCCATGGGTAAGGTGAAACCCGGGGTGGTTCGCATGGCCCAGCGTTCGGGTGCCTGGCTTGTGCCCTGTGTGGTAATTCCGGAGTCGGCCTGGTTTTTTCATTCCTGGGACAGGTTCTTTATCCCCAAACCTCTCTCAAGGGTAACCATTAAATATTTGCCCATGGAAACAATTGATGGCAGGGCTACACGGGACGGGTTTGAACAGACCCGCAAGCATGTTGAGACCGCCATGGCGCCCTATCTGTTGAGATAA
- the resB gene encoding cytochrome c biogenesis protein ResB — protein sequence MKKKALKQDPAGPVWTFFCSVRLTVVVLLALAFTSIIGTLIPQNGGDVFYLQKYGQGWSKVFMALDIDDMYHSWWFLTLLAMLAVNIVVCSIQRLRVTWKIIFPKKIVFRPDRFRRLKDRETFAASVDNGEIVDRFQGFLKRRVGKVTRQTLEGSTVLFAEKGRWTRIGVYVVHSSILLLLVGSVIGGVWGFKGRVSIPEGDTTDVIELRQGVHEHLTLDFAIRCNTFDVSFYDTGAPNEFKSNVTLIENGVEVLTTDIVVNHPLRYKGISFYQSNYGIAAAKSISLTMTSKESGLAFQQDIEFNKAITLPENQGSFVMEHFVKGYNFQGHNLGESFVGKVTAPDGTESEIVIPVKFPTFDKMRRGTFAFAVDHFEKLYYTGLQVNRDPGVWFVYSGFILMIIGCWITFFMSHQSYCVEIKDLGKNKVMVDVSATSNRNPQSLKLKTAKLALAMKELKS from the coding sequence ATGAAAAAAAAAGCCCTTAAGCAAGATCCGGCAGGCCCGGTCTGGACCTTTTTTTGTTCGGTCAGGCTTACCGTGGTGGTGCTGCTTGCCCTTGCCTTTACATCCATTATTGGAACCTTGATTCCCCAGAATGGGGGAGATGTCTTTTATCTTCAGAAGTACGGCCAGGGATGGTCCAAGGTGTTCATGGCCCTTGATATTGATGACATGTACCACTCCTGGTGGTTTTTGACCCTACTTGCCATGCTTGCTGTTAATATAGTTGTCTGCTCCATTCAACGTCTCAGGGTCACGTGGAAGATCATCTTTCCCAAAAAAATCGTTTTTCGACCGGATCGGTTCCGGCGCCTCAAAGATCGTGAAACCTTTGCCGCAAGCGTTGATAACGGTGAAATTGTTGATCGATTCCAGGGGTTTCTGAAGCGACGGGTTGGAAAGGTCACACGTCAGACCCTTGAGGGTAGTACTGTTCTGTTTGCTGAAAAAGGTCGCTGGACCCGGATTGGCGTATACGTGGTCCATTCGAGCATTCTGCTGTTACTTGTGGGGTCTGTGATTGGCGGTGTTTGGGGCTTTAAGGGTCGTGTCTCCATTCCCGAGGGTGATACCACGGATGTGATTGAACTCAGGCAGGGTGTCCACGAACACCTGACCCTTGATTTTGCCATCCGATGCAACACCTTTGACGTAAGTTTTTATGACACCGGCGCACCCAATGAGTTTAAATCCAACGTTACCCTCATTGAAAATGGGGTTGAGGTGCTGACCACGGATATTGTCGTGAACCATCCCCTGCGGTACAAAGGGATCAGCTTTTACCAGTCAAACTACGGTATTGCCGCAGCAAAATCCATTTCACTGACCATGACAAGCAAGGAGAGCGGCCTTGCCTTTCAGCAGGATATCGAGTTTAACAAAGCCATTACGCTTCCGGAAAACCAGGGCAGCTTTGTCATGGAGCATTTTGTCAAAGGGTATAACTTCCAGGGGCACAACCTGGGTGAGTCGTTTGTGGGCAAGGTGACCGCCCCGGATGGAACAGAGAGCGAAATCGTCATCCCAGTGAAGTTTCCCACCTTTGACAAGATGAGACGGGGCACCTTTGCCTTTGCCGTGGATCATTTTGAAAAGCTGTACTACACCGGCCTTCAGGTCAACCGTGACCCGGGGGTCTGGTTTGTCTATTCTGGATTTATCCTCATGATCATCGGGTGCTGGATCACCTTTTTCATGTCCCACCAGAGCTACTGCGTGGAGATAAAAGATCTTGGAAAAAATAAAGTCATGGTCGATGTTTCGGCAACGTCCAATCGTAATCCCCAGAGTTTGAAATTGAAAACAGCAAAGCTTGCTCTAGCCATGAAGGAATTAAAATCATGA
- the ccsB gene encoding c-type cytochrome biogenesis protein CcsB translates to MNSPMLLSITTFVYAFASVLYIGSWTFKKKFLSTLGIGVLITGFLGNTAGILLRWIESYQMGYGHAPFSNMYESLVFFSWTVAALYIFVEFKYRERIIGVFATPLIFLAIAYASLSPNIADKITPLIPALKSNWLIAHVITCFLGYAGFAVAFGFSIMYLVKPENTQEGAFLSKLPALAVIDELTYQMVMFGFLFLTIGIITGAVWANSAWGTYWSWDPKETWSLITWLIYAVMLHLRMMRGWNGKQIAWVSILGFMAVLFTYFGVNLLPGLHSYA, encoded by the coding sequence ATAAACAGCCCCATGCTACTCTCCATCACAACCTTTGTGTATGCATTTGCCTCAGTGCTTTACATTGGCTCATGGACCTTTAAGAAAAAGTTTCTCTCAACCCTTGGCATTGGTGTACTGATTACAGGTTTTCTTGGCAACACGGCCGGTATTCTGCTCAGGTGGATTGAATCCTACCAGATGGGCTATGGCCATGCCCCTTTTTCCAATATGTACGAATCCCTGGTCTTTTTTTCCTGGACAGTTGCCGCCCTTTACATCTTTGTAGAATTTAAATACAGGGAGCGGATTATCGGGGTGTTTGCCACCCCCCTTATTTTTCTGGCCATTGCCTATGCGTCGCTTTCCCCGAATATTGCAGACAAGATAACTCCTTTGATTCCCGCATTAAAGAGTAATTGGCTCATTGCCCATGTAATTACCTGTTTTCTGGGGTATGCCGGGTTTGCCGTGGCCTTCGGGTTCTCCATCATGTACCTTGTAAAACCTGAAAACACCCAGGAGGGAGCCTTCCTGTCAAAGCTTCCCGCCCTTGCCGTCATTGACGAGCTGACCTACCAGATGGTGATGTTCGGTTTTCTCTTTCTCACCATTGGCATCATCACCGGGGCTGTGTGGGCAAACTCAGCCTGGGGCACCTACTGGTCCTGGGACCCCAAGGAGACCTGGTCCTTGATTACCTGGCTTATTTATGCCGTGATGCTCCACCTGAGGATGATGCGGGGTTGGAACGGAAAACAGATTGCCTGGGTTTCCATTCTGGGATTTATGGCTGTCCTGTTCACCTATTTCGGCGTCAATCTTCTGCCCGGACTCCACAGTTATGCCTAG
- the qrcA gene encoding menaquinone reductase multiheme cytochrome c subunit QrcA: MSELEEKTENGSTDASGQDASREQGKKGDAATGYGVLFFIGAFAVCFLSGWLLFPNLLYSKKEQPFNFNHALHVDEMGGCDACHFFREDGSFSGMPKTSQCIECHESQLGDTKDEEIFITEYVEAEKEVPWLIYSEQPDCVFFSHAAHVIKAGMDCRSCHGDIGTSTTTKTYEENRITGYSRDIWGKNIWGIKKNSWDRMKMDDCAECHERETGSKGACFQCHK, translated from the coding sequence ATGAGTGAATTAGAAGAGAAAACTGAAAACGGTTCAACGGATGCATCCGGGCAGGACGCATCACGGGAACAGGGAAAAAAAGGGGATGCAGCCACGGGTTACGGCGTCCTTTTTTTTATCGGGGCTTTTGCCGTCTGCTTCTTATCCGGATGGTTATTGTTTCCCAATCTGCTCTATTCAAAAAAAGAGCAGCCGTTTAACTTTAACCACGCCCTCCATGTGGACGAGATGGGAGGGTGCGATGCCTGCCATTTCTTTCGTGAGGATGGAAGCTTTTCCGGCATGCCAAAGACATCCCAATGCATTGAGTGCCACGAAAGTCAGCTGGGCGACACCAAGGATGAGGAAATTTTTATAACCGAGTATGTGGAAGCGGAAAAAGAAGTTCCATGGCTGATCTATTCAGAGCAGCCTGACTGTGTTTTCTTCTCCCATGCGGCCCACGTCATCAAGGCGGGAATGGATTGCCGATCATGCCACGGCGACATTGGTACGTCAACCACCACCAAGACCTATGAGGAGAACAGAATCACGGGTTACAGCCGGGATATCTGGGGTAAAAACATCTGGGGAATTAAGAAAAATTCCTGGGATCGCATGAAGATGGACGACTGCGCAGAGTGCCATGAACGGGAAACAGGAAGCAAGGGCGCATGTTTTCAGTGTCATAAATAG
- the qrcB gene encoding menaquinone reductase molybdopterin-binding-like subunit QrcB → MKVDRRSFLGLGLGAAAGVAVTPATWKLMDDSSIWTQNWPWTPVPPAGEATYDNTVCSLCPGNCGIMVRKIDGRPVKIEGRSDYPVNAGGVCLHGISAIQYLYDPSRIKAPLKRENDTFVEITWDEALDMVAERLTEIRASGSADKIACVTDQTKGTIPGLFARFLKATGSNNVYAMDTMEKTWEITLEKIHGGRSSAGFDLENSDFVLSFGAGLIEGWGSPVKNFKINSSRKERGSTLVQVEPRLSNTAANADVWIAAKPGTEADLALGIAGVIIKESLFNSAFVTASGKGFQELAAVLGKNYSPEAVAQTTGVKAAKIIEIARDFARSSAPIAIAGRGRGMSAGSVREFSAVHLLNCIVGNINTKGGVWTLAAQDYEKWPAVEMDDLATAAFEQAPLDSAGSMAGLFTNAGKEKNIEALLIHQANPCFALGDAGSVTEAVKKIPFVVSFSSVMDETTQEADVILPGHMLLERLEDRPSGAGVAQRVTGLSRPVIEPLFNTKNPGDTLLELARKMEGTIGASFPWESYEECLEAVTGDLWAELSDQGYAAETATPPGGGVKVDFSFIVKSQAPVEMEGEAKDFPLVLVPVDNVRISAGSLISSPFAIKTVSDNVLKGKDLLVEINPETARANKLSHGDLAVIETPKGKATVRVNLFEGIMPGVVAMAKGLGHVLDNNKYVGGKGVNINELMGPIVDPVSGLDAAWGIRARLSRA, encoded by the coding sequence ATGAAAGTAGATAGACGAAGCTTCCTGGGCCTGGGATTGGGCGCTGCCGCTGGTGTGGCAGTAACACCTGCGACCTGGAAGTTGATGGACGATTCGTCCATCTGGACCCAGAACTGGCCATGGACCCCCGTGCCTCCGGCCGGAGAGGCAACCTATGATAACACGGTCTGCAGCCTCTGTCCTGGAAACTGCGGAATCATGGTTCGGAAAATAGACGGTCGACCCGTCAAGATTGAAGGACGGAGTGACTACCCTGTAAATGCAGGCGGCGTCTGCCTCCATGGCATCTCAGCCATTCAGTACCTCTACGATCCTTCAAGGATCAAGGCGCCACTCAAACGTGAGAACGATACCTTTGTTGAGATTACCTGGGACGAGGCCCTGGACATGGTGGCGGAGCGGCTCACCGAGATCCGGGCGTCGGGCAGTGCCGACAAGATTGCCTGTGTCACTGACCAGACAAAGGGCACAATTCCCGGTCTGTTTGCACGGTTTCTAAAGGCGACAGGATCAAACAACGTGTATGCCATGGACACCATGGAGAAAACCTGGGAGATAACCCTTGAGAAGATTCACGGGGGTCGTTCGTCCGCAGGATTTGACCTTGAAAATTCTGATTTTGTCCTGAGCTTTGGTGCCGGACTCATCGAAGGGTGGGGCTCGCCCGTCAAGAACTTCAAGATAAACAGCTCGAGAAAAGAGCGGGGTTCAACCCTGGTCCAGGTGGAGCCGCGGCTTTCCAATACTGCCGCCAATGCCGATGTCTGGATTGCGGCAAAACCGGGAACCGAGGCGGATCTTGCCCTTGGCATTGCAGGCGTGATTATCAAGGAGAGTCTTTTTAACAGCGCGTTTGTGACGGCATCCGGCAAGGGATTCCAGGAGCTTGCAGCAGTACTTGGTAAAAATTATTCACCTGAAGCCGTTGCACAGACAACGGGTGTCAAGGCCGCAAAGATCATAGAAATTGCCCGGGATTTTGCCCGTTCAAGCGCCCCCATTGCCATTGCAGGACGGGGCAGGGGCATGAGTGCCGGAAGTGTCCGGGAGTTCAGCGCAGTCCACCTTCTGAATTGCATCGTGGGCAACATCAACACCAAAGGCGGTGTCTGGACCCTTGCCGCCCAGGATTACGAAAAGTGGCCTGCCGTTGAAATGGACGACCTTGCAACGGCTGCTTTTGAACAAGCGCCCCTGGATTCCGCGGGCTCCATGGCGGGTCTTTTTACAAATGCCGGTAAGGAAAAAAATATCGAGGCCCTTTTGATCCATCAGGCCAATCCGTGTTTTGCCCTTGGCGACGCAGGATCCGTTACCGAAGCCGTAAAAAAGATTCCCTTTGTTGTGAGTTTTTCATCGGTGATGGATGAAACCACCCAGGAGGCAGATGTGATCCTGCCCGGTCACATGCTCCTTGAACGCCTGGAGGATAGACCTTCAGGGGCCGGTGTGGCCCAGCGGGTTACAGGACTTTCACGACCTGTGATCGAACCCTTGTTCAACACCAAAAATCCCGGGGATACATTGCTTGAGCTTGCCCGGAAGATGGAAGGCACCATTGGGGCAAGTTTCCCCTGGGAATCCTATGAGGAATGTCTTGAAGCCGTCACTGGAGACCTTTGGGCGGAACTCTCCGACCAGGGGTATGCGGCTGAAACGGCCACCCCGCCCGGTGGTGGGGTAAAGGTCGATTTTTCGTTTATAGTAAAGAGTCAGGCCCCGGTTGAGATGGAAGGCGAAGCAAAGGATTTCCCCCTGGTCCTGGTTCCCGTTGACAACGTAAGGATCTCGGCCGGATCGTTGATCTCTTCTCCCTTTGCCATAAAAACCGTGTCAGACAATGTTTTAAAGGGCAAGGATCTGCTGGTGGAGATCAATCCAGAAACTGCCCGGGCAAACAAGCTCTCCCATGGGGATCTTGCCGTCATTGAAACGCCAAAGGGTAAGGCAACGGTCCGGGTGAACCTGTTTGAGGGAATCATGCCGGGGGTTGTTGCCATGGCAAAGGGACTTGGCCATGTGCTGGACAACAACAAGTACGTGGGCGGCAAGGGTGTGAACATAAATGAACTCATGGGGCCGATTGTGGACCCTGTTTCAGGACTGGACGCTGCCTGGGGAATCCGGGCACGGCTTTCCAGGGCCTAA
- the qrcC gene encoding menaquinone reductase iron-sulfur cluster-binding subunit QrcC, translating into MKQDNHGKNHKYGMVIDLDKCTGCGSCMVACMSENNVPFKEDETRKKDSITWMRVYKLTNGKPFPETEICYMPRPCMHCGGKGDHGHSPCVSVCPAVATDYDHSTGIVSQIYTRCFGCRYCMGACPYHVRYFNWWDPKWPEGMENYLSPDVSPRMRGVVEKCSFCFHRYQQAKDRAYVEEREEIEEQEYQTACTQACPAGAITFGDLNNPDHAVHQMVKPDPHACGKPRNPKAFRLLERLETNPKVYYISERDWVRKAGDNYLEGEWEKVKNNHDKGHE; encoded by the coding sequence ATGAAACAAGACAATCATGGAAAAAATCATAAATACGGAATGGTTATTGATCTGGACAAGTGTACCGGATGCGGATCCTGCATGGTGGCATGCATGTCTGAAAATAATGTTCCGTTCAAGGAAGATGAAACCAGGAAAAAGGACAGCATCACCTGGATGCGGGTCTATAAGCTGACCAACGGCAAACCCTTCCCCGAAACTGAAATCTGCTATATGCCCCGTCCCTGCATGCACTGCGGGGGCAAGGGCGATCATGGCCATTCACCCTGCGTGTCGGTCTGCCCTGCGGTTGCAACCGATTACGACCACAGTACGGGTATTGTCAGCCAGATTTACACCCGATGCTTTGGTTGCCGTTACTGCATGGGAGCATGTCCCTACCATGTCCGTTATTTTAACTGGTGGGATCCCAAGTGGCCCGAAGGCATGGAAAACTATCTGAGTCCCGACGTTTCTCCCAGGATGAGGGGGGTGGTTGAAAAGTGCAGCTTCTGTTTCCACCGTTACCAGCAGGCAAAGGACCGTGCCTATGTTGAGGAGAGAGAAGAGATAGAGGAGCAGGAGTATCAGACGGCCTGCACCCAGGCATGTCCAGCCGGTGCCATCACCTTTGGCGATTTGAACAATCCTGACCACGCCGTCCACCAGATGGTGAAACCCGATCCCCATGCCTGTGGAAAGCCGCGAAATCCCAAGGCATTCCGCCTGCTTGAACGCCTTGAGACAAACCCCAAGGTTTACTACATTTCCGAAAGGGATTGGGTCAGAAAAGCCGGAGACAACTACCTTGAGGGAGAGTGGGAAAAGGTCAAGAACAATCATGACAAAGGCCATGAGTAA
- the qrcD gene encoding menaquinone reductase integral membrane subunit QrcD: MDSALIPEGAKRCPFPVFAAGIAIVGVVVLWGVYAMGLCWLKGLNQTNMNDYYGFALWIWADLAVIAIGGGAFFTGLLRYVFGIDELKNIINLTVVIGFICYSSALLILAIDIGQPLRGWFIFWHANVHSMLTEVAFCLSLYFSVLTIEFIPLILENRQVDKVPFFHNLGHNMHGVMAIFAATGAFLSCFHQGSLGGVAGVMYARPFAYREGLLVWPWTFFLFTWSAAAYGPCFTLTVLKMFEGITKKKLVKDNVVHLLAKISGWMIFTYIIAKIIDTIYWATVTAPSQGFKLMDFYSDNAFYGIWILILEIVICGIVPAIILTKKSFRENSRLLLIAVVLGTLGVCLNRWVMVLQIMAVPVMSFDTWALYFPSWQEIATTVLPVAYGIILIALAYRYLPVFPQEKELNAD; the protein is encoded by the coding sequence ATGGATTCTGCATTAATACCTGAAGGCGCTAAACGATGCCCGTTCCCGGTTTTTGCCGCTGGAATCGCCATCGTGGGTGTCGTGGTTCTCTGGGGTGTTTACGCCATGGGGCTCTGCTGGTTAAAGGGCCTTAACCAGACCAATATGAACGACTACTATGGATTTGCCCTCTGGATCTGGGCAGATTTAGCCGTTATCGCCATTGGCGGCGGCGCTTTTTTCACGGGCCTGTTACGGTATGTGTTTGGAATTGATGAGCTTAAAAACATCATCAACCTCACCGTTGTCATCGGGTTCATCTGCTATAGTTCGGCCCTGTTGATCCTTGCCATTGATATTGGACAACCCCTGCGGGGCTGGTTTATCTTCTGGCATGCCAATGTCCACTCAATGCTCACAGAGGTGGCCTTCTGTCTGTCCCTTTACTTCAGCGTTCTCACCATCGAGTTTATCCCCTTGATTCTCGAGAACCGCCAGGTGGACAAGGTTCCCTTTTTCCATAACCTGGGTCACAACATGCACGGTGTCATGGCGATATTTGCCGCAACCGGTGCCTTTCTTTCCTGCTTTCACCAGGGATCCCTTGGCGGAGTTGCAGGTGTGATGTACGCCCGGCCCTTTGCCTATCGGGAAGGGCTTCTGGTATGGCCCTGGACTTTTTTTCTGTTTACCTGGTCTGCCGCGGCCTATGGCCCCTGCTTTACCTTGACGGTCCTCAAGATGTTTGAAGGGATTACCAAAAAGAAACTGGTCAAGGACAATGTGGTTCATCTGCTGGCCAAGATCTCAGGCTGGATGATCTTTACCTACATCATTGCAAAGATCATTGACACCATCTACTGGGCAACGGTGACCGCTCCCTCCCAGGGATTCAAGCTCATGGATTTCTACTCGGACAACGCCTTTTACGGCATCTGGATTCTCATTCTCGAGATCGTTATATGCGGCATTGTTCCGGCCATTATCCTGACCAAGAAAAGTTTCAGGGAAAATTCCCGCCTGCTGCTGATAGCCGTTGTGCTTGGCACCCTCGGGGTCTGTCTGAATCGCTGGGTCATGGTTCTCCAGATCATGGCCGTTCCCGTCATGAGCTTTGACACCTGGGCCCTGTACTTTCCGAGCTGGCAGGAGATTGCAACCACGGTTCTTCCAGTGGCCTACGGCATCATTCTCATCGCCCTTGCCTACCGGTATCTGCCGGTATTTCCCCAGGAAAAGGAACTCAATGCGGATTAA